The genomic stretch ACTCCTTCAAAAGCCTGGATACGTTCCCGAGTACCCTCGACAACTTTTACATGTACGCGTACAGTATCTCCAGGACGGAAGGCAGGAAGATCTTTTTTCATCTGTTCTTCTTCAATCATGCGAATAAAATCCATTATTGATTCCCCCCTTCCTTGCATAGATGTTCATACACTGAGCTTGCCATAAAAAACAAGCTTTTCAAAGTGAGAGGACCATCCGTTTTACCGTGATATCATATCATAATTAAAGTTTGGACGCAACTTTAAATTTTTTAAAATAATAAAGCAGCTGTTTGCAGAAAACAATGTGACTAATGTCCTCTTAAGCGATCTAAAATAATCGCTGCTGCCGAACGAACCGAAAGATGATTCCATTCTCCCGGACCATAAATCGGCTCCAAAATGATATCACAGCTTGCCATGACGTCTTTGTGCAGCCCCCATCCTGTTCCGAAGAGCAAAAGCAATGGCTCCTCACCCTCTTCGATTTTAGCGCGAACCGCCGCATAATCTAAGGTATTGGGATACCTTCGGGCATCCGTGGCAATCCTCAGGGGCTTAAGCCCTTGCTCTTGATAAATTTCTTCCTCAACCTCAGCAAGCTCACTAAGTAACTTGACCCGGGAGAAGGCTTCCTGGCGATTGGGATTGTATTCCGCACCAAAACCCTCCTGCCAGTAACCCATAATTCGCTGGGCTAATGCTTGTTGGGCTTGTGCAGGATGAACGATATAGTAACGCTTAACCCCGTAGGTAGTCGAACTCCGAGCGATATCGTGAATATCCAAGTTCGTAATCGAGGTTGCGATCGTTTCCATGTTCTTATTGTATACAGGTGCATGAATTAAAGCGATATATAAGTCGCCCATGATTTTACCTCCTAATCGTTCAACGGAGCCTGAGGTTTTATTCTCGACCTTTTCGGCTTTGGCTTAAGGTGTTGCCAGCGGAATCGTTCCGCTGCGAGGTTAGGAATTTCTTGGCACAATTCCTCGAGAAGAGTGTAGTCACTCCCTTGGAACTCGGTATGTAGGAATAAATCGGGACGCTTTAAAAAAGTACGTCTTAAAGATTCCTTGCGTCGCCACCCCTCAATATGACGATGATGTCCAGACAAAAGAACCTCCGGAACCGCTAATCCGTTAAAAACCGGTGGGCGAGTATACTGAGGGTACTCCAAAAGCCCTTCACTGTGACTATCTTCCTCTGCAGATGCTTTTTCTCCCAACACTCCAGGCAATAAACGGGCCACAGAATCGATCATCACCATGGCCGCCAGCTCTCCACCTGTAAGGACAAAGTCTCCTAAGGATACCTCTTCATCAGCAAGGCCGCGAATACGCTCATCAAATCCTTCATAGTGCCCGCAAATAAAGACCAGCTCATCAAGTTTACTCCATTCTTTAGCCTTCCGTTGCTGAAAGACTTCACCCTGAGGAGTAAGCAAAATAACCCGCCTCTGTCCCCGGGGGGAAGGCAAATCCTGTATCGCAGCGTAGATAGGTTCAGGCTTGAGGACCATTCCTGCTCCGCCACCATATGGCACATCATCCACATTCTTATGCTTACTGAGAGCATAATCGCGAAAATTAATCAGCTTAACACCCATTAGGTTGGCCGCCTGGGCACGCTTCAGGATACTCTCCTGTAAGGGTGCAAACATTTCTGGAAAAAGGGTCAGAATAGTAAACTGCATCATTTTACTCTTCTCCATCCAGCAGTCCAAGGGGTAGCTCCACTTCCATCCGTCGGCCGGGTACATCAACACGCTTCACCACAGTCTTCAGAGCCGGCACGCAGACTTCCCTCTCATTTCCCTTCACAAGGTAAACATCATTGGCGCCCGTCTCAATCACTCGAGTCAAAGTCCCCAATAAAGTCTCACCCTCATATACCTGCATACCCTCAAGTTCAAAGTAATACCAGCCTTCTTCAAGAGGCGGTACCTCCGAGCGATCCACCTTAATTGCCCAGCCCCGTAATTTATCGGCCTCGTCCCTAGAATTTACTCCTTCTAAAGTCAGGTATATCTCAGATTCTTGAACCTTAGCATTCAGCACCTTCAAACGGCGTTGCAGCTGATTCCGCACGAGTATGACTTCCTGAAGCTTTTTAAAGCGCTTGGGATTACCCGTAAGGGGATGCACCTTTATTTCGCCCTGCACACCGTGGGGCTTAATGACTTCACCGATTAGAACCTTGTCCATAAGATTATTGCTCCTTCTTTGAGCTGAACGTCAAAAAGGGCACAAGGCCCTTCTCAACATCACTGATCAATGTCAACATGCACTCTGCGCCCATCTTTGACCGCAGCAGCTTTAACTAACGTGCGAATTGCGTTAGCGATTCTACCCTGTTTACCAATGACTTTGCCCATATCCTCCGCCGCTACAGTGAGTTGCAGATGAACGGATCTCTCCGTTTCGGATTGAGCTACAAGTACTTGATCCGGGTGATCGACCAAAGCTTTTGCCAGCACTTCAACGAGTTCCTTCACAGGAACACCCCCAATAATCCAATTACTTCTTGGACTCATGGTACTTAGCCAAAACTCCAGCTTTGCGAAGCAAAGACTTCGCTGTATCTGAAGGTTGAGCACCAGTTGCTAACCATTTCAATGCTTTTTCCTCATCAATGTTCAAGACTGCTGGTTGTTTCGTAGGATCGTAGTAACCGATCTCTTCGATAAAACGACCATCGCGTGGCGAATCGGAATCCGCAACGATTAAGCGATAGAAGGGATTCTTCTTGGCACCTAAGCGGCGAAGACGAATTTTTGTTGCCATGTTTTTCACCTCCTCATCAGGATACTTTTATCCGCTAGCCGAATTTAATGTATCGTGATTATTTAAAGGGGAACGGCAAACCTAATTTCTTGCCTTTTTTACCCTTTTTACCTTTACCCATCATGCCCATACCCGGCGCACCCGCAAATTGCTTCATCATTTTTTGCATCTGCTCAAATTGTTTAAGCAACCGACCCACTTCTTGAACGCTGGTACCGCTTCCTTTGGCAATGCGGCGCTTTCTTGAATCTTTAATCAAGGCTGGCTTTCTGCGTTCCTCCTGGGTCATGGAATGAATGATCGCTTCCACATGGGACATATCTTTTTCATCGATCTGGGCATCTTTCAGTTGTTTCCCGGCACCGGGAATCATTTCGAGCAGCGAGCCTAAGGGCCCCATTTTTTTAATCTGCTGCATCTGATCGAGGAAATCATCGAGAGTGAATTCCTGCTTGCGAAGTTTTTGCTCCATCTCCCGAGCCTGCTTTTCATCGAAAGCTTCTTGAGCCTTTTCAATCAGGGTTAGGACATCGCCCATTCCCAAAATACGGGAGGCCATCCGGTCCGGAAAAAACGGCTCTATAGCGTCCAGCTTCTCCCCTATGCCGGCAAACTTAATGGGACAGCCGGTGACGGCTTTAACAGAGAGAGCAGCCCCACCTCGGGTATCGCCATCAAGCTTGGTCATAATGATTCCGTCAATCCCGAGATCACCATGGAAGCTTTCTGCCACATTCACTGCATCTTGCCCTGTCATGGCATCCACGACCAGCAGGATTTCATGAGGCTTAACAGCGGCTTTGATATCCTTGAGCTCCCCCATCAATTCTTCATTGATGTGCAGACGTCCTGCCGTATCAATAATGACCACATCTAAGCCTTGACTAAGAGCATGCTCTAGGCTGGCCAAAGCGATCTTTACCGGATTTTCCTGCCCTAATGAAAACACCGGGACCTTGATTTGGTCCCCTAAAACCTCGAGCTGCTTGATTGCCGCAGGACGATAGATATCACAGGCGACCAGGAGGGGATGCTTGCCCTGCTTTTTCAACATATTGGCGAGCTTAGCTCCATGAGTTGTTTTACCGGCCCCTTGCAAGCCCACCAACATAATGACCGTCGGTGGCTTTGAGGAAATATTTATTTTACTGGAAACGCCGCCCATTAAGGCAACCATTTCCTCGTTAACAATCTTAATCACCTGTTGCCCAGGAGAGAGGGATTCAAGAACCTCTTGACCGATCGAACGCTCCTTGACTTTAGCGACAAAATCCTTAACAACTTTAAAGTTCACATCAGCTTCCAATAAAGCCATGCGAACTTCGCGCATCGCTTCATTGACATCCGCTTCTGTGAGTTTGCCTTTGCTTTTTAAGCGTTTAAAGGTTTCTTGCAATTTTTCACTTAGACCTTGAAACATACAAGCCCTCACTTTCCGGACTCATTCTAAGACTAGGAAGCTTCAATATCCCGATAGATTTCATCAATCTTCTGCTTGATGGATTGATGACGTTCCCAGGCATTTCCGTTGGCAAAATCCTTTTCTTCGAATTCCTGCATCAATTGATGGACTTCGGATAACTTATTGTGCTCGACCACAAAACGGCGTACGAGTCCCAGCTTATCCTCATATCCATGTAAGATTTTTTCTGTTCTTTTAAGCAAATCGTAAACTGCTTGCCGACTGATATTCTCTGATTCAGCTATTTCTACTAAGGAGAAATCCTGCTCATAGTGGAGGTCCCATATCCTCCCTTGCTTAGAAGTCAACAGCGGCCCATAAAAATCTGCCAGCAATGCCATTTTTGCAAATCTTTCCACGGGAAAAACCCTCCCGTCAAGGATTTTTACTTTACTGTGCTATTCTAGGCTATCTTCAAGACCTTGTCAAGTAATTTTGCTTTCCTGTTGTTAAAATATATGCGAATTCTAAGTCTTGGAGCTAGCATTTTCTTAAGTTTTGTTTGGATATCTCATTTCAAGAATAATGCGATATATTATATGAAGGAAAATTTTAGTTTATAGAATTCAAAAAACCTTAAAAGCTTTCCGCAATCGCCTTTGCCCGCTTTTCGACCTCGTGGCACACGCGCTTAATATCGATGGTCTTTAATTGCCGCTCTTCCATCAATAGTTCCCCATCTACCATGACAGTCCGCACATCACCGGCATGGGCTACATACACCAAATGAGCTGGCACTGAGAATCTCGGATAAAAATGCGGCTGATCAAAATCAATCGATATCAGGTCAGCCTTATAGCCAGGAACAAGCATCCCTACATCTTTTAACCCTAAGCTGCGCGCCCCATCCACCGTTGCCATCTGCAACACTTCATAGGCCGGTAGAGTTGTGGCTCCCTTAGTAAGTTTCTGTTGCAAGGCAGCCGAACGCATTTCCCCGAACATATCTAAATTATTGTTGCTGGACGCTCCGTCAGTTCCCAGACCGACCAAGACTCCACGAGAGCGTAATTCAGGAACAGGAGCAGTACCGCTGTTCAATTTCATATTGCTTTCGGGGTTATGAGCTACACAGACCTTTCTTTGCGCCAAAATATCTCGATCTTCCTCGGTGAGATGCACACAATGGGCGGCAACCACATGCCCACCGAATAATCCAAGTTCATCCAGCCATTGCACCGGTGTCTTCCCATATTGCTCCTTGATCGTCCCGATCTCATCCTCGGTCTCAGCCACATGAATGTGTATCCCTACCCCAAGCCGGTCAGCTTCCTGCTTGACTCGTTGGAGGAACTCTCCCGAGCAGGTATAAGGTGCATGGGGCCCGAACATGATCTGAATTCTCCCCTTGCCAGCCCCATGATATTCCCGAACCAATTCAATGTTTTCAGCAAGGGCTTTTTCGCCGTTAGGTGCGTTCCCGATCAAACCGCGCGCCAGCACACCGCGGGTTCCGGCTTCCAAAACAGCTTTGGCTACATGGCTCATGGAG from Desulfitobacterium dichloroeliminans LMG P-21439 encodes the following:
- a CDS encoding KH domain-containing protein, with protein sequence MKELVEVLAKALVDHPDQVLVAQSETERSVHLQLTVAAEDMGKVIGKQGRIANAIRTLVKAAAVKDGRRVHVDIDQ
- the ffh gene encoding signal recognition particle protein, which translates into the protein MFQGLSEKLQETFKRLKSKGKLTEADVNEAMREVRMALLEADVNFKVVKDFVAKVKERSIGQEVLESLSPGQQVIKIVNEEMVALMGGVSSKINISSKPPTVIMLVGLQGAGKTTHGAKLANMLKKQGKHPLLVACDIYRPAAIKQLEVLGDQIKVPVFSLGQENPVKIALASLEHALSQGLDVVIIDTAGRLHINEELMGELKDIKAAVKPHEILLVVDAMTGQDAVNVAESFHGDLGIDGIIMTKLDGDTRGGAALSVKAVTGCPIKFAGIGEKLDAIEPFFPDRMASRILGMGDVLTLIEKAQEAFDEKQAREMEQKLRKQEFTLDDFLDQMQQIKKMGPLGSLLEMIPGAGKQLKDAQIDEKDMSHVEAIIHSMTQEERRKPALIKDSRKRRIAKGSGTSVQEVGRLLKQFEQMQKMMKQFAGAPGMGMMGKGKKGKKGKKLGLPFPFK
- the rpsP gene encoding 30S ribosomal protein S16, with product MATKIRLRRLGAKKNPFYRLIVADSDSPRDGRFIEEIGYYDPTKQPAVLNIDEEKALKWLATGAQPSDTAKSLLRKAGVLAKYHESKK
- the rimM gene encoding ribosome maturation factor RimM (Essential for efficient processing of 16S rRNA), producing the protein MDKVLIGEVIKPHGVQGEIKVHPLTGNPKRFKKLQEVILVRNQLQRRLKVLNAKVQESEIYLTLEGVNSRDEADKLRGWAIKVDRSEVPPLEEGWYYFELEGMQVYEGETLLGTLTRVIETGANDVYLVKGNEREVCVPALKTVVKRVDVPGRRMEVELPLGLLDGEE
- the trmD gene encoding tRNA (guanosine(37)-N1)-methyltransferase TrmD; the encoded protein is MMQFTILTLFPEMFAPLQESILKRAQAANLMGVKLINFRDYALSKHKNVDDVPYGGGAGMVLKPEPIYAAIQDLPSPRGQRRVILLTPQGEVFQQRKAKEWSKLDELVFICGHYEGFDERIRGLADEEVSLGDFVLTGGELAAMVMIDSVARLLPGVLGEKASAEEDSHSEGLLEYPQYTRPPVFNGLAVPEVLLSGHHRHIEGWRRKESLRRTFLKRPDLFLHTEFQGSDYTLLEELCQEIPNLAAERFRWQHLKPKPKRSRIKPQAPLND
- a CDS encoding RNA methyltransferase, yielding MGDLYIALIHAPVYNKNMETIATSITNLDIHDIARSSTTYGVKRYYIVHPAQAQQALAQRIMGYWQEGFGAEYNPNRQEAFSRVKLLSELAEVEEEIYQEQGLKPLRIATDARRYPNTLDYAAVRAKIEEGEEPLLLLFGTGWGLHKDVMASCDIILEPIYGPGEWNHLSVRSAAAIILDRLRGH
- a CDS encoding amidohydrolase is translated as MAKILIRAMVLPMTGPEDFYPEGEIAIENDRILFVGEKGSTPDSFVPERIIDLPDDVVMPGLINTHTHAAMTMLRSYADDLPLMPWLQTKIWPFEDKLSDEDIYWGTLLALGEMIQSGTTTMLDMYASMSHVAKAVLEAGTRGVLARGLIGNAPNGEKALAENIELVREYHGAGKGRIQIMFGPHAPYTCSGEFLQRVKQEADRLGVGIHIHVAETEDEIGTIKEQYGKTPVQWLDELGLFGGHVVAAHCVHLTEEDRDILAQRKVCVAHNPESNMKLNSGTAPVPELRSRGVLVGLGTDGASSNNNLDMFGEMRSAALQQKLTKGATTLPAYEVLQMATVDGARSLGLKDVGMLVPGYKADLISIDFDQPHFYPRFSVPAHLVYVAHAGDVRTVMVDGELLMEERQLKTIDIKRVCHEVEKRAKAIAESF
- the ylxM gene encoding YlxM family DNA-binding protein; translated protein: MERFAKMALLADFYGPLLTSKQGRIWDLHYEQDFSLVEIAESENISRQAVYDLLKRTEKILHGYEDKLGLVRRFVVEHNKLSEVHQLMQEFEEKDFANGNAWERHQSIKQKIDEIYRDIEAS